A DNA window from Vigna angularis cultivar LongXiaoDou No.4 chromosome 1, ASM1680809v1, whole genome shotgun sequence contains the following coding sequences:
- the LOC108344448 gene encoding putative casein kinase II subunit beta-4 has protein sequence MNDYKGREGESVVVRKRIKDKTQHQQQEQQHNHRQPSPSTARPPQFHRRSVSLPNNQHEESETDNEGSEVSVSEGDDSCWISWFCNLKGNEFLCEVDDDFVQDDFNLCGLSSQVPYYDYALDLILDVEPSHGDMFTEEQNELIESAAEMLYGLIHARYILTSKGMAAMLHKFKNLDFGRCPRVYCSGQPCLPVGQSDIPRSSNVKIFCPKCEDTYYPKSKYQGNMDGAYFGATFPHLFLMTYGNLKPQKPSQNYVPRVFGFKVHKS, from the exons ATGAATGATTACAAGggaagagaaggagaaagtGTTGTTGTTCGGAAGCGAATCAAAGATAAGACGCAGcaccaacaacaagaacaacaacataATCACCGACAACCCAGTCCTTCCACTGCAAGGCCACCCCAGTTTCACCGTCGCTCCGTCTCCCTCCCTAACAATCAACACg AGGAATCTGAAACAGATAACGAAGGATCTGAAGTTAGTGTTTCAGAAGGGGATGACTCATGCTGGATCTCATGGTTTTGcaatttgaaaggaaatgaGTTCTTGTGTGAAGTCGATGATGATTTTGTACAAGACGATTTCAACCTCTGTGGATTAAGCAGTCAAGTGCCTTACTATGATTATGCATTGGATTTAATTTTGGATGTTGAGCCCTCCCACG GAGACATGTTCACAGAGGAACAGAATGAGTTAATTGAATCTGCAGCGGAGATGCTTTATGGTCTGATTCATGCTAGGTACATTTTGACAAGCAAAGGAATGGCTGCAATG CTTCACAAGTTCAAAAACTTGGACTTTGGCAGATGTCCAAGAGTTTACTGCTCTGGACAACCCTGCCTTCCAGTTGGACAGTCAGATATTCCTAGGTCAagtaatgtaaaaatattttgccCCAAGTGTGAAGACACTTATTACCCAAAGTCCAAGTATCAAGGTA ACATGGATGGAGCTTATTTTGGAGCTACGTTTCCTCACCTCTTTCTGATGACTTACGGGAATCTGAAGCCACAAAAGCCATCACAGAACTATGTACCAAGAGTTTTTGGTTTCAAAGTTCACAAGTCCTGA
- the LOC108321767 gene encoding uncharacterized protein LOC108321767 isoform X2, which translates to MHPFPNLSYHHIPLAALALVFLLDPKTDTNCIFPPSFSSHSNKFNQSHKQQQQPTSTKEKQNHNHNRKTLLIAVSQCDFLCVLMHHHHKPDLHIGEENSHLSSEDATLIPLPQNQKQSQTHFSIQVSPSSPHPPPPNSPNTPCHHDRFSNNPSEISPRKRIPVMALPCCLFPTPFGAKFPTSKLLPRFRFLMFLPLPSLYFLFSNPSPLDFFSVIACSAALLISLNLALLLFTRLFPAKFSSSSSSSSSSSTHPVVWSIGSNPKQVKSTSWGCWVQVYSNGDVYEGEFQKGKCWGSGVYHYHMSGRYEGDWVDGKYDGYGVETWARGSRYRGQYREGLRHGMGIYGFYSGDVYGGEWSNGQCHGFGVHTCIDGSRYVGGFKWGVKHGHGQYHFRVRTYTCFVSYREMGTNTPVNILPTRCMVLECINFRMVIGMRGHGMKEEDKDWECTLSEMGKHSVATGRMGFLMILNDRIVLLGLHVMWTMPRFPVQYRMHILLLRKLTAW; encoded by the exons ATGCACCCTTTCCCAAATCTCTCTTATCATCACATTCCATTGGCGGCATTAGCATTAGTATTCCTGTTGGACCCCAAAACAGACACAAACTGCATTTTTCCACCTTCTTTTTCCTCTCATTCCAACAAGTTTAACCAAAGCCACAAACAGCAGCAACAACCAACTTCCacaaaagaaaagcaaaacCATAATCACAATCGCAAAACACTTCTCATAGCAGTGTCACAGTGTGACTTTCTTTGTGTGTTAATGCATCACCACCACAAGCCCGACCTTCACATCGGAGAAGAGAACTCACACCTCTCTTCTGAGGATGCCACTTTAATTCCTCTTCCCCAAAACCAAAAGCAATCGCAAACCCATTTCTCAATTCAGGTTTCACCCTCCTCTCCCCATCCACCGCCACCAAACTCACCAAACACTCCCTGTCACCATGACCGCTTCTCCAATAACCCATCTGAAATTTCGCCCCGCAAGAGAATACCCGTCATGGCCCTCCCTTGCTGTCTTTTTCCAACACCCTTTGGCGCAAAGTTTCCAACTTCCAAGCTTCTCCCTCGCTTCCGTTTCCTCATGTTCCTCCCCCTTCCTTCCCTCTACTTTCTCTTTTCAAACCCTAGCCCTTTGGATTTCTTCTCCGTCATTGCTTGCTCAGCAGCACTGTTGATTTCCCTCAATCTGGCACTGTTGCTCTTCACTCGATTGTTCCCCGCCAAATTTTCATCATCgtcgtcttcttcttcctcctcttctacTCACCCTGTGGTGTGGTCCATTGGGTCGAACCCTAAGCAAGTGAAGAGCACGAGTTGGGGATGTTGGGTGCAAGTTTACAGCAATGGGGATGTGTACGAGGGTGAATTCCAGAAGGGAAAGTGTTGGGGAAGTGGGGTTTATCACTATCACATGAGTGGGAGGTATGAGGGGGATTGGGTTGATGGGAAGTATGATGGGTATGGTGTGGAGACATGGGCAAGGGGGAGCAGGTATAGAGGGCAGTATAGGGAAGGTTTGAGGCATGGAATGGGGATCTATGGGTTCTACAGTGGTGATGTGTATGGTGGTGAGTGGTCTAATGGGCAGTGTCATGGGTTTGGAGTTCACACTTGCATTGATGGGAGCCGCTATGTTGGGGGGTTCAAATGGGGTGTCAAACATGGACACGGACAGTACCATTTCAG AGTGAGGACCTATACTTGCTTTGTCAGTTATAGAG AAATGGGGACAAATACGCCGGTGAATATTTTGCCGACAAGATGCATGGTTTTGGAGTGTATCAATTTCAGAATGGTCATCGGTATGAGGGGGCATGGCATGAAGGAAGAAGACAAGGACTGGGAATGTACACTTTCCGAAATGGGGAAACACAGTGTGGCCACTGGCAGAATGGGATTCTTGATGATCCTAAACGACAGAATAGTCCTACTGGGTCTCCATGTGATGTGGACCATGCCAAGGTTTCCAGTGCAGTACAG GATGCACATTCTGCTGCTGAGAAAGCTCACAGCATGGTAA
- the LOC108321767 gene encoding uncharacterized protein LOC108321767 isoform X1, whose amino-acid sequence MHPFPNLSYHHIPLAALALVFLLDPKTDTNCIFPPSFSSHSNKFNQSHKQQQQPTSTKEKQNHNHNRKTLLIAVSQCDFLCVLMHHHHKPDLHIGEENSHLSSEDATLIPLPQNQKQSQTHFSIQVSPSSPHPPPPNSPNTPCHHDRFSNNPSEISPRKRIPVMALPCCLFPTPFGAKFPTSKLLPRFRFLMFLPLPSLYFLFSNPSPLDFFSVIACSAALLISLNLALLLFTRLFPAKFSSSSSSSSSSSTHPVVWSIGSNPKQVKSTSWGCWVQVYSNGDVYEGEFQKGKCWGSGVYHYHMSGRYEGDWVDGKYDGYGVETWARGSRYRGQYREGLRHGMGIYGFYSGDVYGGEWSNGQCHGFGVHTCIDGSRYVGGFKWGVKHGHGQYHFRNGDKYAGEYFADKMHGFGVYQFQNGHRYEGAWHEGRRQGLGMYTFRNGETQCGHWQNGILDDPKRQNSPTGSPCDVDHAKVSSAVQDAHSAAEKAHSMVKVDDGMNKVVAAANKAANAARVAAVKAVQNRMHHNNSSDDK is encoded by the exons ATGCACCCTTTCCCAAATCTCTCTTATCATCACATTCCATTGGCGGCATTAGCATTAGTATTCCTGTTGGACCCCAAAACAGACACAAACTGCATTTTTCCACCTTCTTTTTCCTCTCATTCCAACAAGTTTAACCAAAGCCACAAACAGCAGCAACAACCAACTTCCacaaaagaaaagcaaaacCATAATCACAATCGCAAAACACTTCTCATAGCAGTGTCACAGTGTGACTTTCTTTGTGTGTTAATGCATCACCACCACAAGCCCGACCTTCACATCGGAGAAGAGAACTCACACCTCTCTTCTGAGGATGCCACTTTAATTCCTCTTCCCCAAAACCAAAAGCAATCGCAAACCCATTTCTCAATTCAGGTTTCACCCTCCTCTCCCCATCCACCGCCACCAAACTCACCAAACACTCCCTGTCACCATGACCGCTTCTCCAATAACCCATCTGAAATTTCGCCCCGCAAGAGAATACCCGTCATGGCCCTCCCTTGCTGTCTTTTTCCAACACCCTTTGGCGCAAAGTTTCCAACTTCCAAGCTTCTCCCTCGCTTCCGTTTCCTCATGTTCCTCCCCCTTCCTTCCCTCTACTTTCTCTTTTCAAACCCTAGCCCTTTGGATTTCTTCTCCGTCATTGCTTGCTCAGCAGCACTGTTGATTTCCCTCAATCTGGCACTGTTGCTCTTCACTCGATTGTTCCCCGCCAAATTTTCATCATCgtcgtcttcttcttcctcctcttctacTCACCCTGTGGTGTGGTCCATTGGGTCGAACCCTAAGCAAGTGAAGAGCACGAGTTGGGGATGTTGGGTGCAAGTTTACAGCAATGGGGATGTGTACGAGGGTGAATTCCAGAAGGGAAAGTGTTGGGGAAGTGGGGTTTATCACTATCACATGAGTGGGAGGTATGAGGGGGATTGGGTTGATGGGAAGTATGATGGGTATGGTGTGGAGACATGGGCAAGGGGGAGCAGGTATAGAGGGCAGTATAGGGAAGGTTTGAGGCATGGAATGGGGATCTATGGGTTCTACAGTGGTGATGTGTATGGTGGTGAGTGGTCTAATGGGCAGTGTCATGGGTTTGGAGTTCACACTTGCATTGATGGGAGCCGCTATGTTGGGGGGTTCAAATGGGGTGTCAAACATGGACACGGACAGTACCATTTCAG AAATGGGGACAAATACGCCGGTGAATATTTTGCCGACAAGATGCATGGTTTTGGAGTGTATCAATTTCAGAATGGTCATCGGTATGAGGGGGCATGGCATGAAGGAAGAAGACAAGGACTGGGAATGTACACTTTCCGAAATGGGGAAACACAGTGTGGCCACTGGCAGAATGGGATTCTTGATGATCCTAAACGACAGAATAGTCCTACTGGGTCTCCATGTGATGTGGACCATGCCAAGGTTTCCAGTGCAGTACAG GATGCACATTCTGCTGCTGAGAAAGCTCACAGCATGGTAAAGGTAGATGACGGGATGAATAAAGTAGTGGCAGCAGCTAATAAAGCGGCCAACGCAGCCAGAGTTGCAGCTGTAAAAGCAGTGCAAAATAGGATGCACCATAACAACAGTAGTGATGATAAATGA